Proteins encoded by one window of Anaerosalibacter sp. Marseille-P3206:
- a CDS encoding MocR-like pyridoxine biosynthesis transcription factor PdxR, which translates to MNNNIILQLDRDLKVPMYIQLYNKLKNLIETGKLEEGEKLPSIRSLAEELGVNNVTVVNAYKQLEQESYVYSKKGSGTYVRKSDSELQFGCFEDENMDLMTNGILSMSENSINFASASPTPELFPVEEFKKVLIEVLNRDKGNAFVYPEINGYGPLRESISLFLKEYYQIDTLPSEIQITSGGQQGIDLLSKTLIQPGDYIFLENPTYSGAVAAFKSRGANIVPISIKEDGIDIEELNKMIKQYHPKFLYIMPCYQSPTTYSYSEQKKIELLNIAYENNLYIIEDDFLSDLSYGEKRLPLKTMDTHGHVVYIKSFSKILMPGLRIGFLTAPKKIFGSIVRAKHTTDITSSGFIQRAFDLYLRSGFWKSHIERTKIEYGEKYQLLLKKIKSLEKHNISFKEPKGGLSIWLKLPENINSVELYNECAKNNVIIVPGEIFFINKNKQYSNYIRLSFGSVSKREIISGIKTIDECISSLKGEKTESTKYIPLI; encoded by the coding sequence ATGAATAATAATATAATACTACAACTAGACAGAGATTTAAAAGTACCAATGTATATACAACTTTATAACAAATTAAAAAACTTAATAGAAACAGGGAAACTTGAAGAAGGAGAAAAACTTCCTTCTATAAGAAGTTTAGCAGAAGAATTAGGTGTAAACAATGTAACTGTAGTCAATGCATACAAACAACTAGAGCAAGAATCATATGTATATTCCAAAAAGGGCAGTGGAACCTATGTGCGTAAAAGTGACAGTGAATTGCAATTTGGTTGTTTTGAAGATGAAAATATGGATTTGATGACCAATGGCATACTATCCATGTCTGAAAACAGCATCAATTTTGCCAGTGCCTCTCCTACACCAGAGCTATTTCCAGTAGAGGAATTCAAAAAAGTTCTAATTGAAGTACTAAATAGAGACAAGGGAAATGCCTTTGTATACCCAGAAATAAACGGTTATGGGCCATTAAGAGAATCCATAAGCCTATTTTTGAAAGAATACTATCAAATAGACACTTTGCCCTCTGAAATTCAAATTACATCAGGAGGACAACAGGGAATAGATCTATTATCAAAAACACTAATTCAACCTGGAGACTATATATTTCTTGAAAACCCAACCTACTCTGGAGCAGTAGCTGCCTTCAAATCAAGAGGAGCCAATATAGTACCTATTTCTATAAAAGAAGATGGAATTGACATTGAAGAGCTAAACAAAATGATAAAACAATATCATCCAAAATTTCTATATATAATGCCTTGCTATCAAAGTCCAACTACTTACTCTTATAGTGAACAAAAGAAAATAGAACTACTAAATATTGCCTATGAAAACAATCTATATATAATAGAAGATGACTTTCTGTCAGATTTGTCCTATGGTGAAAAGAGACTTCCTCTAAAGACAATGGATACACATGGTCATGTAGTCTATATCAAGAGCTTCTCAAAAATACTAATGCCTGGACTAAGAATAGGTTTCCTAACAGCACCTAAAAAAATATTTGGAAGTATAGTAAGAGCAAAGCACACCACAGATATAACTTCATCAGGATTCATCCAAAGAGCATTTGACCTTTATCTTAGAAGTGGATTCTGGAAAAGTCATATTGAAAGAACAAAAATAGAATATGGTGAAAAATATCAACTATTATTAAAAAAAATAAAATCCCTAGAAAAACACAATATATCCTTCAAAGAACCTAAAGGTGGACTAAGTATCTGGTTAAAACTACCTGAAAACATAAATAGCGTAGAACTATACAACGAATGTGCCAAAAACAATGTAATAATAGTTCCAGGAGAAATATTCTTTATAAACAAAAACAAACAATACTCAAACTATATAAGACTTAGCTTTGGATCAGTTTCCAAAAGAGAAATAATAAGCGGAATAAAAACAATAGACGAATGCATCTCATCGCTAAAAGGAGAAAAAACCGAATCAACTAAATACATCCCACTAATATAA
- a CDS encoding alpha/beta fold hydrolase yields MPYININNKNIYYREHGSGEVIVFLNGLMMSVASWSPFIKIVSSEYKMLLVDLIDQGRSDSADGQYSQNLNVEILKQLLDELGYEKVHLFGMSYGGEVAQLFTLKYDYMVSSLILSNTTSCTDNHMKELGAIWGSAASTYDASIFCNAFVKGMYSPLYIEKNNDKLEKMEKQFSKLFDIEWYERFRRLVKSGHNFNITDRLNEIRVPTLIISSELDVITPLEYQEVLHESIPNSKWIMIKDAGHGCMYEKPPEFVNLIMEFLKV; encoded by the coding sequence ATGCCTTATATAAATATCAACAACAAAAATATATATTATCGTGAACATGGCAGTGGTGAAGTGATTGTATTTTTAAATGGGCTTATGATGAGTGTTGCTAGTTGGTCACCATTTATAAAGATTGTTTCTAGTGAGTATAAGATGCTTTTGGTGGATCTAATAGATCAAGGGCGTTCAGATAGTGCAGATGGACAGTATTCGCAGAATTTGAATGTTGAGATTCTAAAACAATTACTTGATGAGCTTGGTTATGAAAAGGTACATTTATTTGGAATGTCCTATGGTGGAGAGGTAGCTCAGCTATTTACACTAAAATATGACTATATGGTAAGTTCTCTTATATTATCAAATACTACTAGTTGTACAGACAATCATATGAAAGAATTAGGGGCAATATGGGGTAGTGCAGCTTCTACTTATGATGCTTCTATATTTTGTAATGCTTTTGTTAAAGGAATGTATTCCCCTCTGTACATTGAAAAAAACAATGATAAATTAGAAAAAATGGAAAAGCAGTTTAGTAAGTTATTTGATATAGAGTGGTATGAAAGATTTCGTAGGCTCGTAAAGAGTGGACACAATTTTAATATTACTGATAGATTAAATGAAATAAGAGTACCTACTTTGATTATTAGTTCGGAACTTGATGTTATAACTCCTCTAGAGTATCAAGAGGTATTACATGAGAGTATACCTAATTCTAAATGGATTATGATAAAAGATGCAGGACATGGCTGTATGTACGAGAAACCCCCTGAATTTGTTAATTTAATAATGGAATTTTTAAAAGTATAG
- a CDS encoding mechanosensitive ion channel family protein, which produces MQGVLDFLKGIFVGNNNELTILGKIVKIAIIFILVRIGIRIFNAIIDKSIDRKRKIKFGVDERKANTLATVLKNLNKYVFYFIGLVPSLELFGIKTTSILATAGIGGLAIGFGAQSLVKDVITGFSILFDDQFSVGDYVKIGEFEGIVEEMGLRITKIRDFSGELHIIPNSKIEAVTNGARGPMRAMVDIGVSYEEDIDRVLAVLNDMCEEIRKVEDCILEGPTVLGISSFGEYEVVVRIVAKTEPMEQWRIERLIRMNIKETFDRENIEIPYPKRVVFDEKLKGGN; this is translated from the coding sequence ATGCAAGGCGTATTGGATTTTTTGAAAGGTATATTTGTAGGAAATAATAATGAATTAACTATACTTGGTAAAATCGTAAAGATAGCTATAATATTTATACTTGTTAGAATAGGGATTAGAATATTTAATGCTATTATTGATAAGTCAATAGATAGAAAGCGAAAGATTAAATTTGGAGTAGACGAGAGAAAAGCCAATACCCTTGCTACTGTTTTGAAGAATTTAAATAAGTATGTGTTTTATTTTATAGGTTTGGTACCATCTCTTGAACTATTTGGCATAAAGACTACTTCTATATTGGCTACTGCTGGTATAGGTGGATTGGCTATAGGTTTTGGTGCTCAAAGTCTTGTGAAAGATGTGATAACGGGATTTTCTATATTATTTGATGATCAATTTTCTGTAGGAGATTATGTGAAAATAGGAGAGTTTGAAGGAATTGTTGAGGAGATGGGCCTTAGGATTACAAAGATAAGAGATTTTTCTGGTGAGCTTCACATTATCCCTAATAGTAAGATAGAGGCTGTTACTAATGGGGCTAGAGGCCCTATGAGGGCGATGGTGGATATTGGTGTATCCTATGAAGAAGATATAGACAGGGTTTTAGCAGTTTTAAATGATATGTGTGAAGAAATCAGAAAGGTTGAGGATTGTATACTTGAAGGTCCTACAGTTTTGGGCATATCTAGTTTTGGAGAATATGAAGTAGTTGTAAGGATAGTTGCAAAGACTGAGCCTATGGAACAGTGGAGAATTGAAAGGCTTATCAGGATGAATATCAAAGAGACTTTTGATAGAGAAAATATTGAGATACCTTATCCAAAGAGGGTAGTTTTTGACGAAAAGCTAAAAGGAGGGAATTAA
- the yedF gene encoding sulfurtransferase-like selenium metabolism protein YedF — MNKEVDARGELCPRPVIMTKKALDEINDGIVTTIVDNEIAKENVSKLAKSSGFEFSVDKKSDVEYHVHITKGEGSVEVSVSKSDDFKDMTVAFSSNTMGGGSEELGKILMKSFIYTLTEAKPYPETLVFYNGGVYLTCEGSEVLEDLKKLEKEGIEILSCGTCLDFFKMKDKLQVGGVTNMYTILEKLKNPASTITIG, encoded by the coding sequence ATGAACAAAGAAGTAGATGCAAGAGGAGAACTTTGTCCAAGACCAGTTATTATGACTAAAAAGGCATTGGATGAGATAAATGACGGTATAGTTACAACTATTGTAGACAATGAAATAGCAAAGGAAAATGTTTCAAAATTGGCAAAGAGTTCTGGCTTTGAATTTTCAGTAGACAAAAAAAGCGATGTAGAATATCATGTTCATATTACTAAGGGTGAAGGAAGCGTAGAGGTAAGTGTAAGTAAATCAGATGATTTTAAGGATATGACTGTTGCTTTTAGTTCTAATACTATGGGTGGTGGCTCTGAAGAATTAGGAAAAATCCTTATGAAGAGCTTTATATATACTCTTACTGAAGCAAAACCTTATCCTGAAACATTGGTATTTTACAATGGCGGAGTTTATTTGACTTGTGAAGGATCAGAAGTTCTTGAAGATTTAAAAAAACTTGAAAAAGAAGGAATAGAAATACTTTCTTGTGGTACTTGCCTTGATTTCTTCAAGATGAAGGACAAATTACAAGTTGGTGGAGTGACAAATATGTATACTATATTAGAAAAATTAAAAAATCCAGCAAGTACTATTACAATAGGCTAG
- a CDS encoding SigB/SigF/SigG family RNA polymerase sigma factor has translation MIKQGFSEREISKNIKELDVKTLFKIYKETKDGDIRRELIERHLYIAEILSKKYANRGIEYDDIYQVASMGLILAVDRFDVDKGFEFSSFATPTIIGEIKKYFRDKGWTIRVPRRIQELSKKINNSKVVLSQKLQRAPTVEDIALYLNCTKEEVLEAMEASKVYTPQSLDLTYDSNNDDKDVNLAELIGEEDIYFNRIENEDFVKRAMEKLNDVEKKIFIDRYFNKKTQVVIAESLGISQMTVSRIEKKVIAKFKKELEKTLN, from the coding sequence ATGATTAAACAAGGTTTCTCAGAAAGGGAAATAAGCAAAAACATAAAGGAATTAGATGTAAAAACTTTGTTTAAAATCTATAAGGAAACTAAAGATGGAGATATTAGGCGAGAACTTATAGAGAGACATCTTTATATAGCTGAAATACTTTCTAAGAAATATGCAAACAGGGGTATTGAGTATGATGATATCTATCAGGTAGCAAGTATGGGTCTTATACTGGCAGTTGATAGATTTGATGTAGATAAGGGATTTGAGTTTTCTAGTTTTGCAACCCCTACTATAATTGGTGAGATAAAAAAGTATTTTAGAGATAAGGGTTGGACTATAAGGGTTCCTAGGAGAATTCAAGAGCTTTCTAAAAAGATCAATAACTCTAAAGTGGTTTTAAGTCAGAAGCTCCAGAGAGCGCCTACAGTTGAAGATATTGCACTGTATTTGAATTGTACCAAAGAGGAAGTATTGGAGGCTATGGAAGCTAGTAAAGTATATACACCTCAGTCTTTAGATTTGACTTATGATTCGAACAATGACGATAAAGATGTAAATTTGGCAGAACTAATTGGAGAAGAAGATATTTATTTCAATAGAATAGAAAATGAAGACTTTGTGAAAAGAGCTATGGAAAAGCTTAATGATGTAGAAAAGAAGATTTTTATTGATAGATATTTTAATAAGAAGACTCAAGTGGTTATAGCTGAAAGCTTGGGTATATCACAAATGACAGTGTCTAGGATTGAGAAAAAGGTAATAGCAAAGTTTAAAAAAGAACTAGAAAAAACATTAAATTGA
- a CDS encoding SHOCT-like domain-containing protein, protein MREEKLQILKMVEEGKVTVEEGVDLLNALEEKASTKPNKSNKWVKIKVYDPDDDNKVNVTIPVSFVNFGLKLATKFSPELKETGLSEEDFNEINEMIKNGALGKIVDVESKNGEKVEIVIE, encoded by the coding sequence ATGAGAGAGGAAAAGTTACAAATTTTAAAAATGGTAGAAGAGGGAAAGGTAACTGTAGAAGAAGGGGTAGATCTTTTAAATGCTCTTGAAGAAAAAGCCTCTACTAAACCTAACAAATCTAACAAATGGGTGAAGATAAAGGTATATGACCCAGATGATGACAACAAAGTCAATGTAACTATACCCGTTTCCTTTGTCAATTTTGGACTGAAACTTGCTACAAAATTCTCTCCAGAACTAAAAGAAACTGGCTTAAGTGAAGAAGATTTCAATGAAATCAATGAAATGATTAAAAATGGTGCACTAGGAAAAATTGTAGATGTAGAAAGTAAAAACGGAGAAAAAGTTGAAATAGTAATAGAATAA
- a CDS encoding YkvI family membrane protein, which translates to MDRNLVKIAFIYIGTVIGAGFASGREIIDFFGVYGLKGILGMIISGCLFAFIGAFFLSKVYELNIQNNNELLNLIFGKKLSIIIETIIAIYLFVGFSIMLSGSGAILSEEFNLPIDFGIYLMSILCFVVFIFSIKGLSFINTLLVPILIIGIIFLSSNVILKEGLVFSNTQGASITNKGNFITSSILYVSFNSLLMIVVLSSLLPIIPNKSTAIRGGIVGGLSLGLIGCFILMPLLILYTETYNIEIPMLKVSEYVSIYYRKVFNIVLWFAMFTTAIANGYGFIENRFKNINRIVLSFVFCLCGIPVSKLGFSSLVSTMYPIFGYIGGAILIISLLRLS; encoded by the coding sequence ATGGATAGGAATTTGGTTAAGATCGCCTTTATTTATATAGGAACAGTAATAGGTGCTGGATTTGCTTCAGGTAGAGAGATAATAGATTTCTTTGGAGTATATGGTCTAAAGGGAATATTAGGTATGATAATAAGTGGATGTTTATTTGCCTTCATAGGTGCATTTTTTCTCTCTAAGGTTTATGAATTAAATATACAAAACAACAATGAGCTGTTGAATTTAATATTTGGCAAAAAATTAAGTATTATTATTGAAACCATTATTGCTATTTATCTATTTGTAGGATTTTCTATTATGCTTTCTGGAAGTGGGGCTATATTAAGTGAAGAGTTCAATTTACCCATTGATTTTGGTATATATTTAATGTCTATATTGTGCTTTGTTGTCTTTATTTTTAGTATTAAGGGTTTATCCTTTATTAACACTTTACTTGTTCCTATATTGATAATAGGAATAATTTTTTTAAGTAGCAATGTTATTTTAAAAGAAGGGCTTGTATTTAGTAATACTCAAGGGGCTAGTATTACTAATAAGGGAAATTTCATTACATCTTCTATACTATATGTGAGTTTTAATAGTCTATTGATGATAGTGGTATTATCATCTCTTTTGCCTATTATTCCAAATAAGAGTACTGCTATTAGGGGAGGAATTGTAGGAGGATTGTCTTTAGGGCTAATAGGATGCTTTATATTGATGCCTTTGTTAATTCTATATACAGAAACATACAATATTGAAATACCAATGCTTAAGGTCTCTGAATATGTTAGTATATATTATAGAAAGGTATTTAATATAGTATTGTGGTTTGCTATGTTTACTACAGCTATTGCCAATGGTTATGGCTTTATTGAAAATAGGTTTAAAAATATAAATAGAATTGTACTATCATTTGTTTTTTGTCTTTGTGGTATTCCTGTATCCAAACTAGGTTTTTCAAGTCTTGTTTCAACTATGTATCCTATTTTCGGGTATATAGGAGGTGCAATACTTATAATATCACTTTTAAGATTGAGTTGA
- a CDS encoding ATP-binding protein, which yields MERDLIELKIPNKPDYVGVIRLTTSSIASNMGFNIEEIEDVKVSIAEACINALGRSENFIIKYELYCDRLEIFVEDVREVCSKDDSKEKELGIFIIKSLMDEVYFTDGGIKMIKTIEDGMDD from the coding sequence ATGGAAAGAGATTTGATAGAACTTAAAATTCCCAATAAACCAGATTATGTAGGGGTTATTCGATTGACTACTTCTTCTATTGCAAGTAATATGGGATTTAATATAGAAGAAATAGAAGATGTGAAGGTATCCATAGCAGAAGCTTGTATTAATGCATTGGGAAGATCAGAAAACTTTATTATTAAATATGAACTATATTGTGATAGATTAGAAATATTTGTTGAAGATGTTAGAGAAGTGTGTAGCAAAGATGATTCAAAAGAGAAGGAACTAGGAATATTTATAATCAAATCATTGATGGACGAAGTGTATTTCACAGATGGTGGAATAAAAATGATAAAAACAATAGAGGATGGTATGGATGATTAA
- a CDS encoding DUF2089 domain-containing protein, giving the protein MSINREVIGKCPVCGDELEVTKLSCNYCGTSIEGHFTLCKFCKLSDEQKHFIEVFVKNRGNIKEIEKELGISYPTVRNKLENVIEALGYSPKYSEPNVNKKEVLEKLSLGEITSEEAIKLLKGEE; this is encoded by the coding sequence ATGAGTATAAACAGAGAAGTCATCGGTAAATGTCCTGTTTGTGGAGATGAATTGGAAGTAACAAAATTAAGCTGTAATTATTGTGGAACTAGTATTGAGGGACATTTTACATTGTGTAAATTTTGCAAACTTTCTGACGAACAAAAGCATTTTATAGAAGTATTTGTTAAAAACAGAGGAAATATTAAGGAAATTGAAAAAGAACTTGGCATTTCTTATCCAACAGTTAGAAATAAGTTGGAAAATGTCATAGAGGCATTAGGCTATAGTCCTAAGTATTCAGAACCAAATGTCAATAAAAAAGAAGTACTTGAAAAATTAAGCCTTGGAGAAATTACTTCAGAAGAGGCAATAAAATTATTAAAAGGTGAAGAATAG
- a CDS encoding DUF5711 family protein has protein sequence MEDTNNKNKSGFKIFILFMFFAVAIFFGKGHLDKLLPNKESKTLQIVHKIPATSDTAVKFYKNVMIKYDNNVIVAINRDGTQAWEKKVTFEKPIVYLGEEVVYLSEGTTGDVYIINEEGKSTNRIQLNNPIDKVIEKEGIIYVVGKQEKKENLTLLTKDGKVLTSILPTGNILNFAFNDTLKKILISTLNIGEDNIMSSLNIYNINGNSIGNVKFTDEIITFIDFIDEENIIVLTDSGLYGIKESKILWKKDYSNVKDIYIDEEIDKMYLLYEHGLELLNYDGRVEETLELKGSYNSIYPYKKSVLIVGDEEVLGLEKREEYLRYQLEEEGEIKVDGLNIIQNTSDKINVMKIINKDKE, from the coding sequence ATGGAAGATACTAATAATAAAAATAAAAGTGGTTTTAAAATATTTATACTGTTTATGTTTTTTGCTGTAGCTATATTTTTTGGGAAGGGTCATTTAGACAAGCTTTTACCTAATAAGGAAAGTAAAACACTTCAAATTGTACATAAGATTCCAGCTACTTCAGATACCGCAGTAAAGTTTTATAAAAATGTAATGATAAAATATGATAATAATGTTATTGTTGCTATAAATAGAGATGGGACTCAAGCTTGGGAAAAAAAAGTTACCTTTGAAAAACCTATAGTGTATCTTGGAGAGGAAGTAGTTTATCTTTCAGAAGGTACAACAGGAGATGTGTATATTATCAATGAAGAGGGTAAAAGTACAAATAGGATTCAGTTAAATAATCCTATAGATAAAGTAATAGAAAAAGAGGGTATTATATATGTAGTGGGAAAACAAGAAAAAAAGGAAAATTTAACCCTTTTGACTAAAGATGGAAAGGTATTGACTAGTATTTTACCAACAGGTAATATCTTGAATTTTGCTTTTAATGATACATTAAAAAAAATACTTATATCTACTTTAAATATTGGCGAAGATAATATTATGAGCAGTTTAAATATTTATAATATTAATGGAAATTCTATAGGAAATGTAAAATTTACAGATGAAATAATAACTTTTATTGATTTTATAGATGAGGAAAATATTATTGTTTTAACTGATAGTGGACTTTATGGTATAAAGGAAAGTAAGATTCTTTGGAAGAAAGATTATTCAAATGTTAAGGATATTTATATAGATGAAGAAATTGACAAGATGTATTTACTTTATGAGCATGGATTGGAATTGTTAAATTATGATGGACGTGTTGAAGAAACATTGGAGTTAAAGGGAAGTTATAATAGTATTTATCCTTATAAGAAAAGTGTTTTGATCGTAGGAGATGAGGAAGTATTAGGATTGGAGAAGAGAGAGGAATATTTAAGATATCAATTAGAAGAAGAAGGGGAAATAAAAGTTGATGGTTTAAATATTATACAAAACACTTCTGATAAAATAAATGTGATGAAGATTATAAATAAAGATAAAGAATAA
- a CDS encoding DUF4097 family beta strand repeat-containing protein, whose product MKEERMMILTMLEEGKISSEEALKLLDAIDDTPEDVEEEFIITDEDKTQEKDEKKINFEKTMEKVEKTLKEQGKKVGDLGADLGNKISELFSGIKDKSSSVNFWGNYETSSTTLEKDISHIDEPIIDLSSVNGSISVKTWEKQSLLIKVICNYKKGVLDENDTFYDFYEEDNKIIFRPNFTSNIGIKLEVYLPDKKYDNIILNTSNAKIEVNKVNLNSLICDTTNSNINVSDIVGKDVKLATKNGKIYIEKVQSPIILANSTNSSMILNKITGEKVFVATKNGRIYLDEIIADSIDATTSNSNIETKKIKGRIIRLNTSNSKIICDDLDSEGMEKLELITSNSGINAHFDKLEGETYFDLETSLGTINLEIPNLVYKINQQNKLGTRKIIAHSINFNEDEANFKFIASTSNGSIKIDKEG is encoded by the coding sequence TTGAAAGAGGAAAGAATGATGATTTTAACTATGCTTGAAGAAGGTAAAATTTCAAGCGAAGAGGCATTAAAACTATTGGATGCAATAGACGATACTCCTGAAGATGTAGAAGAAGAATTTATTATTACAGATGAAGATAAGACACAAGAAAAAGATGAGAAAAAGATAAACTTTGAAAAGACCATGGAAAAGGTTGAAAAGACCTTAAAAGAACAAGGTAAAAAAGTGGGAGACCTTGGAGCAGACTTAGGTAACAAAATATCTGAACTATTTAGTGGAATAAAAGATAAAAGTTCTTCAGTAAACTTTTGGGGAAATTACGAAACATCAAGTACTACTTTAGAAAAAGACATATCCCATATAGATGAACCTATAATTGATTTAAGTTCAGTAAATGGAAGTATCTCCGTGAAAACTTGGGAAAAACAAAGTCTATTGATAAAAGTAATATGTAATTACAAAAAAGGGGTACTAGATGAAAATGATACATTCTACGATTTCTATGAAGAGGATAACAAAATAATATTTAGACCTAATTTTACTAGCAATATAGGAATTAAGTTAGAAGTTTATTTACCTGATAAAAAATACGATAATATAATACTAAATACCTCCAACGCAAAAATTGAAGTAAATAAAGTAAATCTAAATTCACTAATCTGCGACACTACAAATTCCAATATAAATGTTTCAGATATAGTTGGAAAAGATGTGAAATTGGCTACTAAAAACGGTAAAATATATATTGAAAAAGTACAGTCCCCTATCATATTAGCTAATAGTACAAATTCCAGTATGATACTAAATAAGATAACAGGAGAAAAAGTATTTGTAGCTACTAAAAACGGTAGAATCTATTTAGATGAAATAATTGCAGATTCCATAGATGCAACAACTTCTAATAGCAATATAGAAACAAAAAAAATAAAAGGTAGAATTATTAGATTGAACACTTCTAACTCAAAAATAATATGTGATGATTTAGACTCAGAGGGAATGGAAAAGTTAGAACTAATAACTTCTAACTCAGGAATAAATGCTCATTTTGACAAATTAGAAGGTGAAACATACTTTGACTTGGAAACTTCCCTAGGAACTATTAATCTAGAAATACCAAATCTAGTTTATAAAATAAATCAACAAAACAAACTCGGAACTAGAAAGATAATTGCTCACAGCATCAACTTTAACGAAGACGAAGCTAATTTTAAATTTATTGCTTCAACTTCCAATGGATCCATTAAAATTGATAAGGAGGGTTAA
- a CDS encoding DUF3343 domain-containing protein, whose amino-acid sequence MKDEVYGVLTFESTHHAISGEKVFKEAGLKFKTIPTPREITSSCGLSIRFDLEDLEDAKKSIEKTNLAIKGIYKLTKVDGKYSVELMN is encoded by the coding sequence ATGAAGGATGAAGTATATGGAGTTCTAACTTTTGAATCAACTCATCATGCTATAAGTGGAGAAAAGGTATTTAAAGAAGCGGGACTTAAGTTTAAGACAATACCTACACCTAGAGAAATTACCTCTAGTTGTGGTCTCTCTATTAGATTTGATTTAGAAGATTTAGAGGATGCAAAGAAAAGTATTGAAAAAACTAATTTAGCTATAAAGGGAATATATAAATTGACAAAAGTTGACGGCAAATACAGTGTAGAATTAATGAATTAG
- a CDS encoding STAS domain-containing protein produces MNLDITVSFDHVKNAWVVKPVGEVDIYTSPKMKEVLTDSLKEKDVDILMDCDELEYVDSTGLGVLISILKRVRESGNDIIIVNLKQNIRKLFDITGLDKVFIIKE; encoded by the coding sequence GTGAATTTAGATATAACTGTAAGCTTTGACCATGTAAAGAATGCTTGGGTAGTAAAGCCAGTGGGGGAAGTTGATATCTATACCTCTCCTAAGATGAAGGAAGTATTGACAGATTCACTAAAGGAAAAAGACGTAGATATTTTGATGGATTGTGATGAATTAGAGTATGTAGATAGTACTGGATTAGGTGTTTTGATAAGTATATTAAAAAGAGTTAGAGAAAGTGGAAATGACATAATAATAGTTAATTTAAAACAAAACATAAGGAAATTGTTTGACATAACTGGATTGGACAAGGTATTTATAATCAAGGAGTGA
- a CDS encoding DUF951 domain-containing protein: MKIELGDIVSLKKGHPCGENKWEVMRTGVDFRLKCLGCNRQIWMSRMEFEKRVRKILIDEKWESVNKI; encoded by the coding sequence ATGAAAATTGAACTTGGAGATATTGTGTCCCTTAAAAAAGGTCATCCTTGCGGCGAGAACAAGTGGGAAGTAATGAGAACTGGTGTGGATTTTAGGCTTAAATGTCTTGGTTGTAATAGGCAGATTTGGATGTCTAGAATGGAATTTGAGAAAAGAGTTAGAAAGATTCTGATAGATGAGAAATGGGAAAGTGTTAATAAGATTTAA